The DNA window CAACACGTTGTGGCACATGTGATCCCAGTACTCCTGGAATTCTTCCCATGACTTCGGTACCGGCCGCATACTCATGCCGTACATCCGGTACCACACGATGTGCTCGTCGAACAGCTGGCGCTTCTGCGCCTCGGTGAGGCCGCCGCCGAGCCATTCGGCAGCAAGCAGCGTCGACTTGAAGAACGTCGCGTGCGCCCAGTAGAAAACGTCGGGGTTCAGCGCGCTATAGCGGCGGCCCTGATCGTCGACCCCTTTGATCCCGATGTGGTAGTCGCGGACCTGTGCTCCGGTCTTGGGCGCGCGGTCGCCGTCGAACACCACGCCCCCGATCGGATAGACAGACCGGAAGAGCCGCGGCATCCGCTCCATGAAGAAGATCGAGTGCTGCTGGACGGCGGCGCCCAACTGTGGGTGCATGTTCTGCATCGAGCCGGCCCACGGACCTTGAAGCATCCCCGTCCACCGACCGAAGTACTTCCACGTCAGCGAGTCGGGCCCAAGTGGCTGCGGCAGGGCCTCATAGCCATCCGACGAAACAGGGCACCCCGCCGCCGCCACAGGGGCGGCCGCACTGGTCACCGGGCAGGCAGCGGACGTATCTTGAGTCACTGATGAAGGTTCCCATCCAGTCAGAATCACCTATTCTGACTACAGACGTTGTCACAACGGAGTCTAGGAGGGATGTGCCTTCGGGTCAACGACGGGGGCGATGGTCCGGCGTGCCGCTGCAGGACCGCCAGGCGCTGCGCCGCGACGAACTGATCGCCGCAGGCGTCGCGCACCTGGGTGGCGCCCAAGGGCCCGCCCTGACGGTGCGCGGGGTGTGCCGATCGGCCGGCCTGACCGAGCGCTACTTCTACGAGAGCTTCACCGACCGCGACGAGTTCGTCCGCGCGGTCTACGACGACGTATGTGCGCGGGCGATGGCCGCACTGACAACGGCGAACACCCCACGCGCCGCGGTGGAACAGTTCGTCGCGCTGATGGTGGACGATCCAGCGCGGGGACGGGTACTGCTGTTGGCGCCCGAGAGGGAGCCGGTGCTGACCCGCTCGGGTGCCGAATGGATGCCGAGCTTCATCGAACTGGTGCAGCGCAAGCTGACTCGAATCGGCGACCCGGCGCAGGCGGCCATGGTCGCCACCGGACTGATCGGTGCGCTGACGGCGTTGTTCACCGCCTATTTGAACGGCAGACTCGCGGCAACGCGCGAACAGTTCATCGACTACTGCATCGAGATGCTGCTGAGCCGGGTGTCGAGCTACTGACCTCGTTATCAATGCCGGTGGGACTCGTGTTGCGAATGTGACTCAAGGCGGCCGTGGGCGACTTGAATGTCACCGGGGTACACAGATATATTGAGTGCTACCAACAGGTACAGATAACTTGGGAGGGGCTCATGTCGAAAGACCTGACCGACCTGCAGCTGCTCACAGAGCTCGAGCCAGTGGTCGAGAAGAACATCAACCGCCACCTGACCATGCGTAAGGACTGGAACCCGCACGACTACATCCCGTGGTCGGACGGCAAGAACTATTACGCGCTCGGCGGCAAGGACTGGGCCCCCGAGGAGTCGAAGCTGTCCGAGGTCGCCCGGGTGGCGATGCTGACCAATCTGTTGACCGAGGACAACCTGCCGTCCTACCACCGCGAGATCGCGATGAACTTTTCCATGGACGGCCCATGGGGCTTCTGGGTGAACCGGTGGACCGCCGAGGAGAATCGGCACGGCATCGCGCTTCGCGACTACCTCATCGTCACCCGCGCCATCGATCCCGTCGAACTCGAGCAGCTTCGCATCGAGCAGGTAACCCGCGGCTTCTCCCCCGGCCAGAACCAGCAGCTGGAGGGCGACGCTGACCTGTTCGCCGACTCCCTTTTCGACTCCGTCATCTACGTGACGTTCCAGGAGTTGGCCACCAGGGTGTCTCATCGCAACACCGGCAAGGCGTGCAACGAGACCGTCGCCGATCAACTGCTGCAACGAGTTTCGGCCGACGAGAACCTGCACATGATCTTCTATCGCGACGTGTCCGCCGCTGGGTTTGATATCGCGCCCACCCAGGCGATGGCCTCGCTGCACAAGGTGCTGATCAACTTCAAGATGCCCGGATACACGATTCCGGACTTTCGGCGTAAGGCGGTCACCATCGCCTCCGGCGGCGTCTACGACCCGCGCATCCACCTCGACGACGTCGTGATGCCGGTGCTCAAGAAGTGGCGGATCTTCGAGCGCGAAGACTTCACCGGCGACGCCGCCCGGATGCGCGACGAACTGGCCACGCACATCGAGCAGCTCGAGGAAACCTGCGTCAAGTTCGACATCGCCAAGCAGCGCAGGCTCGAACGCATCGCGAAGGTGGCGGAGAAGAAGGCAGCCAAGAACCTCCTGGTGGGGTCATCGGCGTCCTGACCGACGCTCGACCGGCGATGAGCCGCTTGCGCGAAGAGCAGACTACGGCGCTGCAGATCGGTCCCATCGCCCTACGAAGTCCGGTCGTGCTGGCGCCGATGGCGGGCGTCACCAACGTCGCCTTCCGCACGCTGTGCCGTGAACTGGAGCTGGCCAGGGCCGGCACGGTCAGTGGCCTCTACGTGTGCGAGATGGTGACCGCGCGGGCGCTGGTCGAGCGTCATCCGGCGACCATGCACATGGTCACCTTCGCCGACGATGAGGCGCCGCGGTCGCTTCAGCTCTATTCCGTCGATCCGCACAACACGTATCTGGCGGCGAAGATGATCGCCGACGAGGGCCTGGCCGATCACATCGACATGAACTTCGGCTGCCCCGTCCCCAAGGTCACCCGCCGTGGCGGCGGTGCGGCCTTGCCGTTCAAGCGCAAACTCTTCGGCCAGATCGTCGGCGCTGCGGTGGCCGCTACACAAGGCACGGACATCCCCGTGACGGTCAAATTCCGGATCGGAATCGATGATGCTCATCACACCCACCTCGACGCGGGCCGGATCGCCGCCGAGGAGGGCGCGGCCGCCGTCGCACTGCACGCCCGCACGGCTTCCCAGCGGTACTCCGGCGAGGCCGACTGGGAGCAGATCGCAGCGTTGAAACAGCACGTCACCACGGTTCCTGTGCTGGGCAACGGCGATATCTTCGAGGCCGCTGACGCGTTGGCGATGATCGACGCGACGGGCTGTGACGGAGTGGTCATCGGCCGAGGCTGCCTTGGCCGGCCATGGCTGTTCGCCGAATTGTCGGCGGCCTTCGCCGGAACATCCGCGGCCACCCCGCCGACGCTGGGCCAGGTCGCGGCGATCATCATGCGCCATGGCGAACTCCTCGCAGCCCATTTCGGCGAGG is part of the Mycolicibacterium tusciae JS617 genome and encodes:
- a CDS encoding oxygenase MpaB family protein — translated: MTQDTSAACPVTSAAAPVAAAGCPVSSDGYEALPQPLGPDSLTWKYFGRWTGMLQGPWAGSMQNMHPQLGAAVQQHSIFFMERMPRLFRSVYPIGGVVFDGDRAPKTGAQVRDYHIGIKGVDDQGRRYSALNPDVFYWAHATFFKSTLLAAEWLGGGLTEAQKRQLFDEHIVWYRMYGMSMRPVPKSWEEFQEYWDHMCHNVLENNWAAREVLDLSSMPKHPSLQWMPDWLWQLNIAAMQRFFNFTTVGLFDPAVRDLMGYTWTPRQERLHRLFGKVVYQVVKLLPQRMMMHPRKRSAWDRASGRLPADSRLVETPARNLPPVEYRDNPHYYSPKV
- a CDS encoding TetR/AcrR family transcriptional regulator — its product is MPSGQRRGRWSGVPLQDRQALRRDELIAAGVAHLGGAQGPALTVRGVCRSAGLTERYFYESFTDRDEFVRAVYDDVCARAMAALTTANTPRAAVEQFVALMVDDPARGRVLLLAPEREPVLTRSGAEWMPSFIELVQRKLTRIGDPAQAAMVATGLIGALTALFTAYLNGRLAATREQFIDYCIEMLLSRVSSY
- a CDS encoding acyl-ACP desaturase; translated protein: MSKDLTDLQLLTELEPVVEKNINRHLTMRKDWNPHDYIPWSDGKNYYALGGKDWAPEESKLSEVARVAMLTNLLTEDNLPSYHREIAMNFSMDGPWGFWVNRWTAEENRHGIALRDYLIVTRAIDPVELEQLRIEQVTRGFSPGQNQQLEGDADLFADSLFDSVIYVTFQELATRVSHRNTGKACNETVADQLLQRVSADENLHMIFYRDVSAAGFDIAPTQAMASLHKVLINFKMPGYTIPDFRRKAVTIASGGVYDPRIHLDDVVMPVLKKWRIFEREDFTGDAARMRDELATHIEQLEETCVKFDIAKQRRLERIAKVAEKKAAKNLLVGSSAS
- the dusB gene encoding tRNA dihydrouridine synthase DusB; this encodes MSRLREEQTTALQIGPIALRSPVVLAPMAGVTNVAFRTLCRELELARAGTVSGLYVCEMVTARALVERHPATMHMVTFADDEAPRSLQLYSVDPHNTYLAAKMIADEGLADHIDMNFGCPVPKVTRRGGGAALPFKRKLFGQIVGAAVAATQGTDIPVTVKFRIGIDDAHHTHLDAGRIAAEEGAAAVALHARTASQRYSGEADWEQIAALKQHVTTVPVLGNGDIFEAADALAMIDATGCDGVVIGRGCLGRPWLFAELSAAFAGTSAATPPTLGQVAAIIMRHGELLAAHFGEDKGMRDIRKHVAWYLHGFPAGADLRGALALVKTLTELRTLLDGLDPDIDFPVAATGPRGRQGSPAAVSLPEGWLTDPDDCTVPAGAEVMNSGG